A region of Methyloversatilis discipulorum DNA encodes the following proteins:
- a CDS encoding ArnT family glycosyltransferase: MSSPSQSYLARRPLIGDPPETGFVIALCLVYLLTGLFGRDPWKGDDALNIGVALGFAREGGWLIPQLAGQLWLDSPPLFHWLASLTGQAAEWVGISFADGARLASAFFLALWLLGSAGAARELYGAPAARIAPLIGIASIGAVTHLHDAQSSTTLLAALGLGMWSLALIARRPLQGALVLIVALAISGLGTGLWLTAVLLLTAATMPLLPVWRTVATSALRMSALPLAMAVGTLLAASWLIALQLERPELAARVWADDLQRLLPDADLLAGGAGSWVKVLAWYAWPALPVAGWALWQRREQWRSPVLTLPLIVLVLLFLQLAGEGAARNQRALPLLAPLVVLGSAGLPRLRRGAANALDWFGVMTFSLLSLIIWLGWIAMTTGWPERLARTFARLEPGFEMSISLPALIPAIVISAAWIWLLWRSPRTPTRGAVSWGCGMVLIWFLVSSLWLPWIDYGRSYRDVARMIGEHLPAQHGCVAFTGLQDSQRAAFYYFLDLKPLNIAGRSGQQCDLLLAYHGRGGKPPSLDGSWTLKWEGRRPGDRHERFLLYARH, translated from the coding sequence ATGTCATCTCCTTCGCAGTCCTACCTGGCCCGCCGTCCGCTGATCGGCGACCCACCCGAAACCGGATTCGTGATCGCGCTGTGCCTGGTCTATCTGCTGACCGGCCTGTTCGGCCGCGATCCGTGGAAGGGCGATGACGCGCTGAACATCGGCGTGGCGCTGGGCTTCGCCCGCGAGGGCGGCTGGCTGATCCCGCAGCTGGCCGGCCAGCTGTGGCTGGACAGCCCACCGCTGTTTCACTGGCTGGCTTCGCTGACAGGTCAGGCGGCGGAATGGGTCGGCATCAGTTTCGCCGACGGCGCGCGTCTCGCCAGCGCCTTCTTTCTCGCACTGTGGCTGCTCGGCAGCGCCGGCGCCGCACGCGAACTGTACGGCGCACCAGCGGCGCGCATCGCCCCGCTGATCGGCATCGCCAGCATCGGCGCCGTCACCCACCTGCATGACGCGCAATCGTCGACCACGCTGCTGGCTGCACTCGGACTGGGCATGTGGTCGCTCGCGCTGATCGCGCGACGACCGCTGCAGGGCGCGCTGGTGCTGATCGTCGCGCTGGCCATCTCCGGCCTCGGCACCGGCCTGTGGCTGACCGCCGTGCTGCTGCTGACCGCCGCCACCATGCCGCTGCTGCCGGTATGGCGCACGGTAGCCACCTCGGCGCTGCGCATGAGTGCGCTGCCGCTGGCGATGGCGGTCGGCACATTGCTCGCCGCCAGCTGGCTGATCGCACTGCAGCTGGAAAGGCCCGAGCTGGCCGCACGCGTCTGGGCCGATGACCTGCAGCGACTGCTGCCGGATGCCGACCTGCTTGCCGGCGGCGCAGGCAGCTGGGTCAAGGTGCTCGCCTGGTACGCCTGGCCGGCACTGCCTGTCGCCGGCTGGGCCCTGTGGCAGCGCCGCGAACAGTGGCGCTCGCCGGTGCTCACGCTGCCGCTGATCGTGCTCGTGCTGCTGTTCCTGCAACTCGCTGGCGAAGGTGCGGCCCGCAACCAGCGGGCACTTCCCTTGCTGGCACCGCTGGTCGTGCTGGGCAGCGCCGGCCTGCCCCGGCTCCGCCGGGGTGCCGCGAACGCACTCGACTGGTTCGGTGTCATGACCTTTTCACTGCTGAGCCTCATCATATGGCTCGGCTGGATCGCCATGACGACAGGCTGGCCCGAGCGACTGGCGCGCACCTTCGCGCGACTGGAACCCGGATTCGAAATGTCGATATCCTTGCCGGCACTGATACCGGCGATCGTCATCAGTGCCGCCTGGATATGGCTGCTGTGGCGTTCGCCACGAACACCGACACGCGGGGCCGTCAGCTGGGGCTGCGGCATGGTATTGATATGGTTTCTCGTCAGCAGCCTGTGGCTACCGTGGATCGATTACGGTCGCAGCTACCGCGACGTGGCGCGGATGATCGGCGAGCACCTGCCGGCACAGCATGGCTGCGTTGCCTTCACTGGCCTGCAGGACAGCCAGCGCGCGGCGTTCTACTACTTCCTCGATCTGAAGCCGTTGAACATCGCGGGTCGATCGGGGCAGCAATGCGATCTGCTGCTGGCCTACCATGGCCGGGGCGGCAAGCCGCCGTCGCTGGACGGAAGCTGGACATTGAAGTGGGAAGGCCGCCGGCCCGGCGACCGGCACGAGCGCTTCCTGCTGTACGCAAGACACTGA
- a CDS encoding transglutaminase family protein encodes MTQVRYHVLHETHYRYAWPVSMSRQLLHLTPRETPRQTTLAHRVDITPVPAERERRTDYFGNRVEHISVGAAHEELAVLATSTVDVTRIGDAPRPQSPAWEHVRDRLHQVGPAPLLEPCQYLYASPHIEPLAALARYARLDFHRDRPLFDAACALMRRIHRDFEFDPEATTVSTPLETLLKQRRGVCQDFAHFMIGCLRSLGLPARYVSGYLLTQPPPGQPRLIGADASHAWVSVFCPGAGWLDFDPTNCVQPDDQHITVAWGRDFSDVTPMRGVILGGGEHVVEVRVTVMPEDDARPVRTCAKAAQPLEPE; translated from the coding sequence ATGACGCAGGTCCGCTATCACGTGCTGCACGAAACGCACTACCGCTACGCCTGGCCGGTGTCGATGTCGCGCCAGCTGCTGCATCTGACGCCACGCGAGACGCCGCGTCAGACGACGCTCGCGCACCGGGTCGACATCACGCCGGTGCCGGCCGAGCGCGAACGCCGGACGGACTATTTCGGCAATCGGGTCGAGCACATTTCGGTCGGCGCCGCGCATGAAGAACTGGCGGTGCTCGCCACCTCGACGGTCGACGTGACGCGCATCGGCGACGCACCGAGGCCGCAGTCGCCCGCCTGGGAACACGTGCGCGACCGCCTTCACCAGGTCGGGCCGGCGCCGCTGCTCGAGCCCTGTCAGTACCTGTACGCCAGCCCGCACATCGAACCGCTGGCCGCACTGGCGCGTTATGCCCGGCTCGACTTCCACCGCGACCGGCCGCTGTTCGACGCCGCCTGTGCGCTGATGCGGCGCATCCATCGCGATTTCGAATTCGACCCCGAAGCCACCACCGTGAGCACGCCGCTGGAAACACTGCTCAAGCAGCGACGCGGCGTCTGTCAGGACTTCGCCCACTTCATGATCGGCTGCCTGCGCTCGCTCGGCCTGCCGGCACGCTATGTCAGCGGCTATCTGCTGACACAGCCGCCGCCCGGCCAACCGCGCCTGATCGGCGCCGACGCCTCGCACGCCTGGGTGTCGGTGTTCTGTCCGGGCGCCGGCTGGCTCGATTTCGACCCGACCAACTGCGTGCAGCCCGATGACCAGCACATCACGGTCGCCTGGGGGCGCGATTTCAGCGACGTCACGCCGATGCGCGGCGTCATCCTCGGCGGCGGCGAGCACGTGGTCGAGGTGCGCGTCACCGTGATGCCGGAGGACGATGCCCGGCCCGTCCGCACCTGCGCCAAGGCAGCGCAGCCCCTTGAACCGGAATGA
- a CDS encoding circularly permuted type 2 ATP-grasp protein gives MPRQLLEHYPQTGPRYDELLSAPWTLRPHWRALFDTLVRARPEQMQERLASVRRQIRENGVTYNVYADPRGVERPWELDVLPLVIPPDEWTQISAAIAQRARLLNLILQDVYGPQQMLAEGLLPPALVYGHAGFLRPCHGLKVPGDIHLHLYAADLARSPDGGWWVLADRTQAPSGAGYSLENRLVISRVFSEQFRDLHVEHLASFFATLRDTLAQHAPEGDGPPLTVLLTPGPYNETYFEHAYLARYLGFPLVEGSDLLVRDGKVWLKHLSGLRRVHAVLRRLDDDFCDPLELRADSALGVPGLVDAARRGNVLIANALGSNLLETGALLGFLPRLCERLLGEPLAMPSLATWWCGEEAALEDAIARLDTLVIKPAFPQLRIDSVFGADLDRKSRAALIAKMRARPHHYVAQELVQLSQAPVWDTQHPRRLAARAVGLRVFACASPEGYAVMPGGLARVASERDARVIAMQRGGSSKDTWVLTHGTVNTFSLLRRSVSPAELVRAGSNLSSRVVENLFWFGRYCERCDNGARLLRATIGQHIELDDIRGHALTALCQHNGLLPAELADDIGAALRAAALDPAAPGSLAGGLHQLSTVAFNLRERMSLDNWRVISRLTDELSAAQPSEPGEVLERLDRCVQAMMTLSGFALDGMTRDQGWRFLSMGRRIERLQFMCAVLRHALAAAGDAPDWLLELADSTITYRSRYMTRPQWLPVLDLLVCDETNPRSVAYQALGLTDYLARLAAQFGALEPAALSDAVAELLSLRPEADLHTGSTRLDTLLERLGSAAYALSEQLGLRFFSHSDSMWTGTEERR, from the coding sequence ATGCCCCGCCAACTGCTCGAGCACTACCCGCAAACCGGACCGCGCTACGACGAACTGCTGTCCGCCCCGTGGACACTGCGCCCGCACTGGCGCGCGCTGTTCGACACCCTGGTGCGTGCCCGCCCGGAACAGATGCAGGAAAGACTGGCGTCGGTACGCCGGCAGATCCGCGAGAACGGCGTCACCTACAACGTCTATGCCGATCCGCGCGGCGTCGAGCGCCCATGGGAGCTGGACGTCCTTCCGCTGGTCATCCCACCCGATGAGTGGACGCAGATTTCCGCCGCGATCGCGCAGCGCGCAAGGCTGCTCAACCTCATTCTGCAGGACGTGTATGGGCCGCAGCAGATGCTGGCTGAGGGCCTGCTGCCGCCCGCGCTGGTCTACGGTCACGCCGGCTTCCTCAGACCCTGTCACGGGCTGAAGGTGCCGGGCGACATCCACCTTCACCTGTACGCGGCCGATCTCGCGCGTTCGCCCGACGGCGGCTGGTGGGTGCTCGCCGATCGCACGCAGGCGCCGTCCGGCGCCGGCTATTCGCTGGAGAACCGGCTGGTCATTTCGCGCGTGTTCTCGGAGCAGTTCCGCGACCTGCACGTCGAGCACCTGGCGAGCTTCTTCGCGACGCTGCGCGACACGCTGGCGCAACACGCACCCGAGGGTGACGGTCCGCCGCTGACCGTGCTGCTGACGCCCGGCCCCTACAACGAAACCTATTTCGAGCACGCCTATCTGGCGCGCTACCTCGGCTTTCCACTGGTCGAGGGTTCGGACCTGCTGGTGCGCGACGGCAAGGTGTGGCTCAAGCACCTGTCCGGCCTACGCCGCGTGCACGCCGTGCTGCGCCGTCTCGACGACGACTTCTGCGACCCGCTCGAACTGCGCGCCGATTCCGCGCTCGGCGTGCCCGGCCTGGTCGACGCAGCGCGACGCGGCAATGTGCTGATCGCCAACGCGCTCGGCTCCAACCTGCTGGAGACCGGCGCCCTGCTCGGCTTCCTGCCGCGGCTGTGCGAGCGACTGCTCGGCGAGCCGCTGGCCATGCCCTCGCTCGCCACCTGGTGGTGCGGCGAGGAGGCGGCGCTGGAAGACGCCATCGCCCGCCTCGACACGCTGGTGATCAAGCCGGCCTTCCCCCAGCTCCGCATCGATTCGGTGTTCGGCGCCGACCTCGACCGCAAGTCGCGCGCCGCGCTGATCGCGAAAATGCGCGCGCGACCGCACCACTACGTCGCCCAGGAACTGGTGCAGCTGTCGCAGGCGCCGGTGTGGGACACACAGCACCCGCGCCGGCTGGCGGCGCGCGCGGTCGGCCTGCGCGTATTCGCCTGTGCTTCGCCCGAGGGCTATGCCGTGATGCCGGGCGGACTCGCCCGCGTGGCGTCCGAGCGCGACGCGCGGGTGATCGCGATGCAGCGCGGCGGTTCGAGCAAGGACACCTGGGTGCTGACGCACGGCACGGTGAACACCTTCAGCCTGCTGCGCCGCTCGGTGTCACCGGCCGAGCTGGTGCGTGCCGGCAGCAATCTGTCCAGCCGCGTGGTGGAGAACCTGTTCTGGTTCGGCCGCTACTGCGAACGCTGCGACAACGGCGCGCGACTGCTGCGCGCAACCATCGGCCAGCACATCGAACTGGACGACATACGCGGCCACGCGCTGACCGCGCTGTGTCAGCACAACGGCCTGCTACCCGCCGAGCTGGCTGACGACATCGGCGCTGCGTTGCGTGCCGCCGCACTCGACCCGGCGGCACCGGGGTCGCTGGCCGGCGGTCTGCACCAGTTGTCGACCGTTGCGTTCAACCTGCGCGAGCGGATGTCGCTCGACAACTGGCGGGTGATCAGCCGGCTGACCGACGAGCTGAGCGCCGCCCAGCCGAGCGAGCCGGGCGAGGTGCTGGAGCGGCTGGACCGCTGCGTGCAGGCGATGATGACGCTGTCCGGATTCGCGCTCGACGGCATGACGCGCGACCAGGGCTGGCGCTTTCTGTCGATGGGCCGCCGAATCGAGCGGCTGCAGTTCATGTGTGCCGTGCTGCGCCACGCGCTGGCGGCGGCCGGCGACGCGCCGGACTGGCTGCTCGAACTGGCGGACAGCACCATCACCTACCGCTCGCGCTACATGACGCGGCCGCAGTGGCTGCCGGTACTGGATCTGCTGGTGTGCGACGAGACGAACCCGCGCTCGGTCGCCTATCAGGCGCTCGGCCTGACCGACTATCTGGCGCGGCTCGCCGCCCAGTTCGGCGCGCTGGAGCCGGCCGCATTGTCCGACGCGGTGGCCGAACTGCTGTCGCTGCGGCCCGAGGCCGACCTGCACACCGGCTCGACCCGGCTCGACACCCTGCTCGAACGGCTGGGCAGCGCCGCCTACGCGCTGTCGGAACAGCTCGGGCTGCGTTTCTTCAGTCACTCGGACAGCATGTGGACGGGTACCGAGGAGCGCCGATGA
- the rpmE gene encoding 50S ribosomal protein L31, translated as MKEGIHPKYEVVAVTCSCGNNFETRSTMGKPLHIEVCASCHPFYTGKQKIVDTAGRVERFRQKYANVPRS; from the coding sequence ATGAAAGAAGGCATTCACCCCAAATACGAAGTCGTCGCAGTGACCTGCTCCTGCGGCAACAACTTCGAAACCCGTTCGACGATGGGCAAGCCGCTGCACATTGAAGTGTGTGCCTCGTGCCACCCGTTCTACACCGGCAAGCAGAAGATCGTCGACACCGCTGGTCGCGTCGAGCGCTTCCGCCAGAAGTACGCAAACGTGCCGCGCAGCTGA
- the pdxH gene encoding pyridoxamine 5'-phosphate oxidase, translated as MDPIHHRIDYTSGSLDETEAADNPLDQFRFWFAEAGRVVERDPNAMTLATVGADGRPSARIVLLRGYGEDGFVFFTNYDSRKGAELETNPHASLLLFWAALERQIRIEGTVSKVSAEESDAYYSLRPVGNRLGAWASPQSREIPSRESLVRRVREFEERFGSAPPRPENWGGYRLHPDAIEFWQGRSDRLHDRLLYRRQGADWTRVRLAP; from the coding sequence ATGGACCCGATACATCACCGCATCGACTACACCAGCGGTTCGCTCGACGAGACTGAAGCGGCCGACAATCCGCTCGACCAGTTCCGCTTCTGGTTTGCCGAAGCCGGCCGCGTGGTCGAGCGCGACCCGAATGCGATGACGCTGGCCACGGTCGGCGCTGACGGGCGACCCAGTGCGCGCATCGTGCTGCTGCGTGGCTATGGCGAGGATGGCTTCGTGTTCTTCACCAATTACGACAGCCGCAAGGGCGCCGAGCTGGAGACCAATCCGCACGCCAGTCTGCTGCTGTTCTGGGCGGCGCTGGAGCGGCAGATCCGGATCGAGGGCACGGTGAGCAAGGTGAGCGCGGAAGAGTCTGACGCCTACTACTCGCTGCGGCCGGTGGGCAACCGGCTGGGGGCCTGGGCGTCGCCGCAGAGTCGGGAAATTCCCAGTCGCGAATCGCTGGTCAGGCGTGTGCGCGAATTCGAGGAGCGCTTCGGCTCGGCGCCGCCGCGCCCGGAGAACTGGGGCGGCTACCGGCTGCATCCGGATGCGATCGAATTCTGGCAAGGGCGCAGCGACCGCCTGCACGACCGTCTGCTCTATCGCCGCCAGGGCGCCGACTGGACGCGTGTCCGGCTGGCACCCTGA
- a CDS encoding tetratricopeptide repeat protein — MSAALGPAINYAAGQLWALLRLNTRAIAALRRCTALDPAHLAAWRMIGFLCQQDESRSDEALLAFGRAVELAPDDAISRYNFGFLLHRQGEFERALAQMTAAVRLRPALDQAWYGCGLLLSELGRPQEAIVALRRAVELQPFNGSTSYALCQACRAVGDEEGLLAEYRRIGQYDPRTARRLAQELGLPD; from the coding sequence ATGAGCGCAGCGCTGGGGCCGGCGATCAATTACGCCGCCGGTCAGCTGTGGGCCCTTCTGCGGCTGAACACGCGGGCCATCGCCGCCTTGCGCCGCTGCACCGCGCTCGATCCGGCGCACCTGGCCGCCTGGCGCATGATCGGTTTCCTCTGCCAGCAGGACGAGAGCCGGAGCGACGAGGCCCTGCTCGCCTTCGGGCGGGCGGTAGAACTGGCACCGGACGACGCCATCAGCCGCTACAACTTCGGCTTCCTGCTGCATCGCCAGGGCGAGTTCGAGCGCGCGCTGGCGCAGATGACGGCCGCAGTGCGCCTGCGCCCCGCTCTCGATCAGGCCTGGTATGGCTGCGGCCTGCTGCTGAGCGAACTGGGTCGACCGCAGGAGGCGATCGTCGCGTTAAGACGGGCGGTCGAGCTGCAACCTTTCAACGGCAGCACGAGCTACGCGCTGTGTCAGGCGTGCCGGGCCGTCGGTGACGAAGAAGGCCTGCTCGCCGAGTACCGGCGCATCGGGCAGTACGACCCGCGCACTGCCCGCAGATTGGCCCAGGAACTGGGGCTGCCCGATTGA
- the pgi gene encoding glucose-6-phosphate isomerase, whose protein sequence is MNLLMQTSAWPALRSKAIQLSRVHLRNFFEQDPDRFARFSLRYDGWLLDYSKQRVDGETMAMLMDLVSALDLPRGIRALAAGDQINFTERRAALHMALRARDGAHADVVRDCRASLEHWVRLIRNRELLGATGQTITHIINLGIGGSDLGPRLAMEALEPQINGPVVKFVANLDPAALDLALRDCKPAHTAFVISSKSFTTQETLANAQVAMKWLADGLGTAGVGQHLFAVTNRPAAAQELGVPAQRCLFLPEWVGGRYSVWSSISLPLACAIGMQAFGEMLDGARDMDEHFTRAPMNANLPVLFGLIDFWNASGMGLETLAVLPYSHLLRSLPSYLQQLEMESNGKRCTSTGELSRAPTSPVVWGGSGIVGQHAYHQQLYQGTRMMPMHFIVPRVARDERSRMVQLNALAQSAALMRGKTRDEAMDELKRSGLSEQEATRLAPHVACPGNQPSTTLLMPELTPRTLGQLIALYEHKVFVQGWLLGINSFDQYGVEYGKQMARALASGRLPPDADASTRGLFEALDHPDA, encoded by the coding sequence ATGAACCTGTTGATGCAGACCTCCGCCTGGCCCGCACTGCGATCGAAAGCGATCCAGCTGTCGCGCGTACACCTGCGCAACTTCTTCGAGCAGGATCCCGACCGTTTTGCGCGTTTTTCGCTGCGTTACGACGGCTGGCTGCTCGACTACTCGAAGCAGCGCGTCGACGGCGAAACGATGGCGATGCTGATGGATCTGGTCAGTGCGCTCGACCTGCCGCGCGGCATCCGCGCCCTGGCGGCCGGCGACCAGATCAATTTCACCGAGCGCCGCGCCGCACTTCACATGGCGCTGCGCGCCCGCGACGGCGCGCACGCCGACGTCGTACGCGACTGCCGCGCTTCGCTCGAACACTGGGTGCGGCTGATCCGCAACCGCGAGTTGCTCGGCGCAACCGGCCAGACCATTACCCACATCATCAACCTGGGCATCGGCGGCTCCGACCTCGGGCCGCGCCTGGCGATGGAGGCGCTGGAGCCGCAGATCAACGGCCCGGTGGTGAAGTTCGTCGCCAATCTCGATCCGGCCGCCCTCGACCTCGCGCTGCGCGACTGCAAACCGGCGCACACCGCCTTCGTCATTTCGTCGAAGAGCTTCACCACCCAGGAAACGCTGGCCAACGCGCAGGTCGCGATGAAGTGGCTGGCCGACGGCCTGGGCACGGCCGGCGTCGGCCAGCACCTGTTCGCCGTCACCAACCGCCCGGCGGCCGCACAGGAACTGGGCGTGCCGGCGCAGCGCTGCCTTTTCCTGCCGGAATGGGTCGGCGGACGCTATTCCGTCTGGTCGTCGATCTCGCTGCCGCTGGCCTGCGCCATCGGCATGCAGGCCTTCGGCGAAATGCTCGACGGCGCACGCGACATGGACGAACACTTCACGCGCGCGCCGATGAACGCCAACCTGCCGGTGCTGTTCGGCCTGATCGACTTCTGGAACGCCAGCGGCATGGGTCTGGAGACGCTCGCGGTACTGCCCTACAGCCACCTGCTGCGCAGTCTGCCGTCCTACCTGCAGCAGCTCGAGATGGAAAGCAATGGCAAGCGCTGCACCTCGACCGGCGAACTGAGCCGGGCGCCTACCTCGCCGGTGGTGTGGGGCGGCTCCGGCATCGTCGGCCAGCACGCTTACCACCAGCAGCTCTACCAGGGCACGCGGATGATGCCGATGCACTTCATCGTGCCGCGCGTGGCGCGCGACGAGCGCAGCCGCATGGTTCAGCTCAATGCGCTGGCGCAGAGCGCCGCGCTGATGCGCGGCAAGACGCGCGACGAGGCGATGGATGAACTGAAGCGCAGCGGTCTGTCCGAGCAGGAGGCCACCCGACTCGCGCCGCACGTCGCCTGCCCCGGCAACCAGCCGAGTACCACGCTGCTGATGCCGGAATTGACACCACGCACGCTGGGCCAGCTGATCGCGCTGTACGAGCACAAGGTGTTCGTGCAAGGCTGGCTGCTCGGCATCAACAGCTTCGATCAGTACGGTGTCGAGTACGGAAAGCAGATGGCGCGCGCGCTGGCGTCGGGCCGACTGCCGCCGGATGCCGACGCATCGACCCGCGGCCTGTTCGAGGCGCTCGATCACCCGGACGCATGA
- a CDS encoding DUF192 domain-containing protein, with product MKKSLLCSLLALSALSACADMPTLELGVGMYRIKAEVAHTNAARMTGLMHRTEMPSDAGMLFVFTRAAKHCMWMRNTLIPLSVAFIDDKGHIINIADMQPQTDTSHCAERPARYALETNIGWFAARKLQAGTRIAGIERAPAPE from the coding sequence ATGAAGAAATCGCTACTCTGCAGCCTGCTCGCGCTGAGCGCACTGAGTGCCTGCGCCGACATGCCCACGCTCGAACTCGGCGTGGGCATGTATCGCATCAAGGCCGAAGTCGCGCACACCAACGCCGCGCGCATGACCGGCCTGATGCACCGGACCGAGATGCCGTCCGATGCCGGCATGCTCTTCGTGTTCACCCGGGCGGCCAAGCATTGCATGTGGATGCGCAATACGCTGATTCCGCTCAGCGTGGCCTTCATCGACGACAAGGGCCACATCATCAACATTGCGGACATGCAGCCGCAGACCGACACATCGCATTGCGCCGAGCGACCGGCGCGCTATGCGCTGGAGACCAATATCGGCTGGTTTGCCGCGCGCAAGCTTCAGGCCGGCACCCGCATCGCCGGAATCGAACGCGCGCCCGCGCCGGAATGA
- a CDS encoding pseudouridine synthase has protein sequence MSRLILLNKPYGVICQFSPDGRHPTLADHVDVPDVYPAGRLDTDSEGLLLLTDDGALQHRITDPKHKLVKRYRVQVEREPGEAALDRMRGGLQLKDGPTRPCTVERIAEPADLWPRDPPVRHRLSVPTCWLEIGISEGRNRQVRRMTAAIGHPTLRLIRVAIGPWQLGSLQPGQWRDVDASLLTGRQARLKSDAG, from the coding sequence GTGAGCCGTCTGATCCTGCTGAACAAGCCCTATGGCGTGATCTGCCAGTTTTCGCCGGATGGCAGGCACCCGACGCTGGCTGACCACGTCGACGTGCCAGACGTGTACCCGGCCGGGCGTCTGGATACCGACAGCGAGGGCCTGCTGCTGCTGACCGACGACGGCGCCCTGCAGCACCGCATCACCGATCCGAAGCACAAGCTGGTCAAGCGTTACCGGGTGCAGGTCGAGCGCGAACCGGGCGAGGCGGCGCTCGACAGGATGCGCGGCGGGCTGCAGCTGAAGGATGGCCCGACCCGGCCCTGTACGGTCGAGCGCATTGCCGAGCCGGCCGATCTGTGGCCGCGCGATCCACCAGTGCGCCATCGGCTGTCGGTACCGACCTGCTGGCTGGAAATCGGCATCAGCGAGGGCCGCAACCGGCAGGTGCGCCGGATGACGGCGGCCATCGGCCATCCGACGCTGCGCCTGATACGCGTCGCCATCGGTCCGTGGCAACTCGGTTCGCTGCAGCCCGGTCAATGGCGGGACGTCGACGCGAGCCTGCTCACCGGCCGGCAAGCACGCCTGAAGTCCGATGCGGGCTGA